GGAATGTGTAACAGCATCAATGGATTGGGTAGATTTTTTACATCCAGTCCGTTCTACAGATTGTGTAAGTTATGAATCATTCGTTATTTGGACAGGGCGCACCTCGATGGAAGTGTTTGTGAAAGTCGTAGCGGAAGATTTAATTTCAGGTAATCAGCGTATCGCGGCAACATCATTTGTTACATTTGTTGCACTTGGAAAAGAGAATAAGCCGGTTCCTGTCCCTCGCGTGATTCCAGAAACAGAGGCGGAGAAAAAACTGTATGAAATTGCTGTTTTACGTGCAAATCAGCGCTATATTCACAAAGCTGAGAGTAAAAAAATTGCGACATTGTTAAATTTGTAATACATATATGTGCAAAATGAAAAGCGGACACCTATTTTAGGGGTCCGCTTTTATAGTTTTTTCATCTGCGTATCGTGAGGTGCTCATTAGCAGAAACAAGCAGCGCCGACGATAATTAAGAGGATAAATAATACGACTAGTAACGCAAAGCCATTACCACATGCAAAACCCATTGTTACTTCCCCCTTTATTTTAAGGTACAACATACAATATGTCATTTTTTGGTTATTTGACAGGGACATATATCATATAGGAAAAGATTTTTTTGTTGTATGTTAATGAGTGGAAAAAGGAAAGATATAAGCAGGAAAGTGTATTCCGCTCTTTTAGGTAAGTGAGACTCCCGCCTCAATATTCAGAAAGAAGCAAGGAAGATAGGTGGGAGCTCGCCTGTCTGTAACAGCCCGATTGGTGAGAGCTCATAATCACCCATGATCAAAGTTTCACTTTATGAAGAAAGGACTTTATCCGTGAAGCACTTTATATTTTTTATATTATGTCTCGTAGGTGCATGGATGAATATCGATGTAGAAATGGGGAAAAAAATGATTACTGAACATAAAATATCAAACATACGTTACGGTAATTTCCAAGTGTATACAGATGGAAATGATTTATATGACAAATTATTTGATGATATAGAGCGTGCGGAAAAGTATGTATATATTCATTTTTATATTGTGGGCAAAGATAAAATAAGTCAAAAATTTTTACATCTGTTAGAGAGAAAAGCCGAAAGCGGTGTAGATGTGAAGCTATCAGTAGATCGTATTGGTGGCTATAAAATGAAGAAAAAAACAATCGAACATTTACGAAAAAAAGGGGTCAAATTTACTTTTAGTAAAAGGCCTACATTTAAACATTTCTTTTTCACCCTCCATCAACGAAATCATCGACGTATTGTTGCGATTGATGGAAAGGTAGCCTATATTGGAGGATTTAATATAGGAAAGGAATATCTCGGTCAAAATCCTAAGTTTGGAAAATGGCGTGATTATCAGATGCGTATTGAAGGAGATGGGGCAGTTGATATGGAGAAACAGTTTGCAAAAGACTGGCAAGCTGATACTGGGGAAGGGCTTTCTTTATATAAAGGACCGAAAATAGAAAATAACGTACCATATCAATATGTATTTTCAGATGGAAAAGGGTTGTGGAATGAATATGGTACATTTATTGGACGGGCTAAGAAATCATTAGTAATTGCAACCCCGTATTTTATTCCGAGTAAGGAAATGATGAAAGGATTACAAGAAGCATTAAATCGAGGAGTAAGAGTGAAGATTCTCGTTCCTTTAAAAAGTGATGCTCTTTTTCTTAAACAAGCTGCCTATCCATATTTAAAGAAGATATTTGATGATGGGGCAGAAATTTATCAGTATCAAAATGGCTTTTTTCATGGGAAAGTGACAATTGTTGATGAAATGAGTGTTGATGTCGGGACAGCTAACTTTGATAATCGAAGTTTTTATCTGAATACGGAGTCGGAATGTTTTATATATGATAAAGCTGTTGTTGATCAAGTAAAGAGGAAACTTGATGAAGACTTTCATAGCTCAAAACGTCTCCATGAGAAGGATTTCGAGAAAATTAGTAGTTGGGATTGGTTGATAGCAAGAATAGCGAATGTTTTTGCCCCATATTTATAAGTGTATAAAGAAAGTGAAGGGAGCGATTCAATGAATTGTATAGAGGAGCTAATGAGGCATAGCTATTCTCTTATATATAATATGGGAGAGTACATGAATGAAATCCAAGATGAAGAATTAAAAGGTATACTTCAGCAACAGTTACCATATATGTTACAAGCATATAATGAACAGGTGAATTTTCAAGAAGGAGAAAATGTACAGCAGATGATTTGTGAGCAATTAATCTCTCCGCGTATTCAAAATCATATAGAGATAGAAAGGATTAGTACAGGAGATATAGGAATTGCGATTTCATATATTTTGCATTTGAAAAAATTAGCATTATATTTTGCGCAAGTAGCTGTAGAGGTTGCTAATCCTGAGTTTCGTGCTTTTTTAGAAAAATGCTTTGTGAAAATGAATCGTTATGCATATTGTGTTTGGCAATATGTAGTGAAGCAAGAGTATAGTATTGGACAGGTATTTATGAATGAGAAGTTTGCATAAAAAGACGGCTCACACCGTCTTTTTTGCAATAATCCCCCTTCCACCTTATAGACTTTTCACCATGCCACCATCAACGAGAAAAGATTGTCCTGTCATATATGAATTTGCCTCAGAGACAAGGAATGTAGCAAACGTAGCAAATTCTACAGGTTGACCATATCTTCCGAGAGGAATCATAGATTCATATTGTTTTTGAACTTCTTCCACTGTTATACCGCGCTTTTCAGCAGCCATTTCATCTAAAGAAGCAACGCGATCGGTAGCAATACGACCTGGGGCAATTGTATTAATTAAAATATGATAGGGAGCAAGTTCTGCGGCTAAAGTTTTTGACAGCCCTGTAATGCCAGTACGGAACGTATTTGATAGCAATAATCCAGGAATCGGTTCTTTTATAGAAGAAGATGCGATATTAAGAATTTTTCCGCCACGTTCTTTCATATATGGAAGAACTTCACGAATCATACGTACATAGCTTAATAAGTTTAGCTCAAATGAATGGTACCAGTCCTCATCGGCTAGTTGCTCAAATGTACCAGGTTTAGGACCACCAGCATTGTTGACTAAAATGTCAATTGTGCCAAAAGTGTCTCCTGTATACTTTACCGCTTCTTTAATATTTTCTTTGTTTGTAATATCACAAACTGTATACATAACTTTTCCCATATTAAGAGCGGTTAATTCTTTTTGCAATGAGATTAAACTTTCTTTATTGCGGCTGAGTAACATAACATTTGTTCCTTCTTTTACAAGTGCTGTACTAATTGCTCTTCCTAAGCCTTGACTAGAAGCTACAACCAATGCTGTTTTACCAGATAATCCAAGTTCCATCTGTATCCACCTTTCTTTGCTATAGTACTTTCATTATAGAAGAAAGTGCTTCAAAATAAAAAATATTCGCTTTTTTTATTTTGAAATTTACAAACATTTACTATATATTTACTGTTTTCTAATATTAGCTTTAAAAATAGAAAGTAATATGAGAGTGTACATATTCTATCAAAGGGAGGATAAGCAAATGAATAAATGGGTTAAATCTTTAACTGCTATGGCACTTGCGAGCTCTTTATTTATGGTAGGTTGTAATAATGGAGAAGAAAAAAAGAAAGATGAGGAAACAACAACACAACAAGATGAAAAGAAAGATAAGGAAACGAGTGGAGATACACAATCTTCAGATTCAAAAGAAAAGAAATAAGTTTGTATGATCTATATAGCAGAGCTTCCTCTATTTATGGGGGAAGCTTTTTAATCAAAAAATAGTAGAAAAGATATGAAAATAGCCGCGTTGGTGCTGCATATAAAAAACCATCCCTAAAAAGAGATGGTTAGAAAAGGATATAACAAATGAATAGGGTAATCATAATGATTTGTAAAATAGCTTTTGCTACTGTGCTACTTAAAAAACCAATAACGGTTGCAATCCCAACCATGAAAGCATCCTTTGGCGTCTTTTTGTGGATCAGTTCCGTTATAAATACAGATAGAAATGGGATGATAATAAGACCAAAGGGCGGGAAGAAAAAAGAACCTACGATGATAGATACTATGCCAACACGTTCGCCCCACTTCGTGCTTCCGTATTTTTTTAAGAAATATCCATTGGCAATAAAGTCAGCAATGAAAATAATAATCGTAAATACAATTTGAATGGCCCAAAAAGAAGTGGTTAACTCACCACCATTTATCCCAAAATAATAAATAAAATATCCAGCCCACAAAGCAAGTATGCCAGGGATAATCGGATAGATAAACGCAATAAATGAAACGATAAAACATGCAATGATACAAAGAGTTAATATAACAGTCACTTTACTACTCCTTTATAGTATCTAATTTATGTACAGCGATCTTTTTAATCTGATGGCCGTCAAGGTCTAAAGCTTTAAATTGAAATCCATCATATTCAACTGAATATCCAGGTTCAATATTTAAATCAACTGCTTGAGAAAGCAACCAACCACCGATTGTATCTAAATCACTATCATCAATATGTAAGCCAAACATGTCATTCACTTCAGAAATAAGAACTTTCCCATCTAAAACAGTGAGCTTAGGGGTTCTTTTCTCAATCATCGGTGATTCATCATCATCAAATTCATCTTGTATTTCTCCAATAATCTCTTCAATAATATCTTCCATCGTTAACAATCCAGCTGTTCCGCCATATTCATCCATTACAATGGCCATTTGCACGCGATTTTTTTGAAGATGAATTAATGTTTTACGGATTGGAACCGTCTCAAAGACGGTTAACACAGGATGGATATAGGATTCTAAAGGCTTATGAATCCCTTTTGTTTGATCATGGAAAATTTCTTTTGTATTAATCATGCCGATGATATCATCTTTATCTTTTTTAATAATTGGATAGCGTGTATACTTCTCGGAGGCAACAGTCTCCATATTTTCTTCCAATGTATTTTCAGTAGAGAGACAAACCATTTCTGTTCGTGGAACCATGATTTCTTTTGCAACACGATCATCAAATTCAAAAATATTATTAACATATTTATATTCCGCTTGATTAATTTCTCCACTTTTAAAGCTTTCGCCTAAAATAAGTCGTAATTCTTCTTCAGAATGAGCAAGTTCATTTTCTTTTGCCGGTTGTAAGCCAAATAGTTTTGTGAAAAATAAGGCTGTATGATTTAATAGCCAAATGAAAGGGTACATAATTTTGTCAAACCAAATAAGTGGTTTAGCGAACATTAAAGTAATTGTTTCGGCTTTTTGAATAGCGAAAGATTTTGGTACAAGTTCACCCAATACAACATGAAAAAAGGTGATAATACTAAAGGCCATAATAAAAGATAGTGTATTAGCCATTGGACCAGTAATATTTATTTTTTCAAATACAGGATGCAGTAAATGCTCTACTGTTGGTTCACCAAGCCAACCGAGTCCCAAAGAAGTGATTGTGATGCCGAGTTGACAAGCTGATAAATATACATCTAAATTTGAAACAACGCTTCTAGCAGCTAAGGCTTGTTTATTTCCTTCGTTTGCGAGTTGATTAATTCGGCTTTTTCGTACTTTTACAACTGCGAATTCAGAGGCAACGAAGAAGCCTGAGATGAGAATAAGTAAAATAACAAGAAAAATATTTAATATGTCCAAGTGTGTTCCTTACTCCAAAGTGGAATAAAGATGTCACCTCCTGCAAGTATGTTATACTTTTATAATAAATCGAAACGAAAATAATAGTCAAAGAAAACACGCAGAAATTGACATGTTTTGCTAATTGGTAATCGTTTTTTGTTATTTTATCCTTCTTGATAAAGAATAACCTTCCATTTACATGTTTGAAAATGGAAGGAGAAAGGAATTGGTTGTGGACGAAACTAGATTGCTTCATTATTTACTGCTATTTTAGGGGAGTAACAGCTCGATTGGTGAGGGTTCATAATTAGGATATGGTGAAGAAACCCTCGCAGATTCAAGTTTTACCTCATTTTAACATTGTTCTAGTTACAGGCGATGTTGCATGTTTTGAATCTTTTGTTCTCCAAACCGATTGGAGAAAAGAAAGAATAATATACGGAATATAAAGAAGGAGCAGACAAATTGCGACTATAGTTGGTGAAGCTCCTCCAAATTGAATCATAAATTGTAATAAACCATTCGTATGAAAAATACACTCCATGAAACAAAATGAAACAATAATAGAACTGAAAAGAGATTTATGATTAGAAATAAGAGTGGTAAATAATGTATTTATGAGAAAGGAATGGGTATGAATTTCATGTGTTTCGACATGACTTAAAAAAGGAATCCATTTTTTTATTGCTTGCATAACAATAATCATCGCTGCACTCAGGATTATTACTATGGAAGAGAAAGATGGAATGATGATATGTTTTGCGATATAGAGTGAAAATAAAATCACTGTGCATTGCAATATAACAGCGCTGAATGAATAAGGAATCCAGTATAATAGTGAGGCATATTTTTTCATCGATTTTGGAATTCTTAAAAAAATATGTCCCATTGCGAAACTAATCGAAAAACCGATTACTAAAGTAAATATAAAACGTGTCAGTGAGAAAAAATACATCTTCCATACGTAAGGGAACAAAGGTGTAGAATGCTCTGAAGCATGCAAGGGAGCTCCTGAATTTATAATGAGCTGAGGTGAAAAAAGAATGGATTCATGCATCCAGTCAATCATAGGGATGGAAATTGAAGAGAAATGAATAAAATGATAAAAAATATTAAATAAGCTTTTAAAATAAGAGCCTTCCTGCGTTAATAATAACGAGGGTAGTGGGCTGAACATAAGGAGAATGAGAAACCCAATCAAAAAGCGAAATATGTAAGATCGAACTAAAGAAGTCATAAAACTCACCTACTCTTTGAAGATTCAGAAAATTCTTATTCTTATTTTAGCGCTTTTTTGAAGAAGTTACAATATCTTTTTCTTTACATATTGGTATAATCTATAATTTAATCTTGCTATTTTTAGGCAGCAAGATTCAGAAAGAAATAAAGAAGATAGGAGTTACTTGAAAAAGATCGATAATCGATTTTATGAATAACTTATGACAGAAATGTGAATAATTTTCAGAAAAATGAAATAAATCATTCCTTTTTTTCTAAAAATATAATATAGTTATGACACAGAAAATATTTTAGCATAAGGAGGATTTTTATGAGAATAAGAGGGAATTATGTACCTAAAAAAGAGGTTTTATACTGTACGATTTCATTTACAATAGGTGAAGCGCTAGAGCATTTAAATAAAACGGGTTATCGTTGTGTCCCAGTTTTAGATGAAAAGAAGGAAAAATTTTTAGGAAATATATATAAAGTCGATATTTTAGAATACAAAGGATCATTAGAAGATGATTTATCAGAATTATTGAACGATAAAGATGGATATGTGAAAGAAGATTCTTCTTTCTTTAAAGTGTTTTTTTCAATTAAAAAACTGCCATTCTTATCAGTTATTGATGAAAAAGGAATATTCCTGGGAATTTTAACGCATAAAAAAGTGTTTGAATTGTTAGAAGATGCTTGGGGGATTCATTCTAGCAAATATTCTGTCATGGTCGGAACACAAGATTACAATGGTGCAATTCAGAAACTATCTACCGTTTTGAAAAAATATAGTGGTATTCAAAGTTTAATGACATTTGATAATAATGCGTTATTAGTTCGTAGAATTATGTTTACACTAGGTGAAGAATTTCAAGGAGAAGAATTAGATTCTTTATTGAAGGATTTGGAAAATTACGGATTTCGTGTTGTATATGTAGAGGAAATGAATAATCCACATGAAATCGAGATGATTGAATAGTACGACAGACCGTTGTTTTATCGCCTTAATCGAGAAGACCTCCTCCTCTAAACGAAGTGAAGGTGAAGTCTCCTCGACTTTTCTTTTTGATTGAAAAATATTTTGGAAGAATATATATTTATCCCGCTATTTTAGGGCGATAACAGCCCGAGAGGCATAATCAGCGAGGATGCAGACTCCCACTGATTCAAGTTTTACTTTATTTTTACATAATTGTCTTATGAAACAAAATGGAAAAGGGGCTAAATTCTTTTGTGAAAGAATGAATGAAAAAAGTTGTAGATATTATTTTGTTTTTTAAAAAATTCTTTATAAAATATATTTCTATTTTTCAACTAAATATGTTACTATATGTGTGATAAAGATAAAGAGGTCTGACTTATTACTTTTTATGCAGCGTTGTAACGGTCTGAAAATTCTAAAAAATCAAAAAATATTAATCGGAGTAATAAAAAGGTAAAGTGGAGAAATTACAGAAAGACATTGTTCTATAAAGAGGTAAAGTTTATTATCATCACGAGCAGGGAGGAGGATGCGTAGCATATTTGTGAAAGGGAGAAAAACAATAACAGATGCTATGCAAATGAAAGAGATGAAGGGAACATTAAGGTCAGGAGATACAGTAGCGATTGGTTTAATGCTATTCGCATTATTTTTAGGAGCAGGAAATTTAATTTTTCCACCCGTGTTAGGTCAACAAGCTGGAGAAAATGTTTGGATTGCTACAATTGGATTCCTAGTGACAGGAGTCGGCCTTCCTCTATTAGCAGTAACTGCTGTAGCTTTTGTAGGGGGGGACTTGAAAGCGTTATCCTCTAGAGTGCACCCTATATTTGCTTTTATTTTCCCGCTAGTTAGCTATTTGGCAATTGGACCATTTTTTGCAATTCCTCGTACAGGGGCCGTTTCCTTTGAAATGGGAATGAAGCCCTTTCTAGCAGAGGGACTTGTATCGGAGTGGTATATTTTATTTCTTTATACAGCTGTTTTCTTTGGGGCAACTTGGTATTTATCTTTGAATCCATCGAAATTGATTGATTGGTTTGGAAGGTTTCTTACGCCACTATTGGTGCTTATCGTTGCTGTTATTGTTAGTAAGGCGATTATTGATCCGATTGGGGAACCAGCTGCACCATTAGATGTATATAAAGATAATGCATTTTTTGGTGGATTTATTCAAGGCTATTTAACGATGGATGCTATTAGTGCACTTGTATTTGGAATTGTTGTGGTGCAAGTTATACGTTCAAAAGGGATAACAGAAAGTAATCAAATTGCAAAAACAACGATTACTTCTGGAATTATAGCTGTATTTGGTTTAACGTTAATTTATTTATCTCTTGCTTATCTTGGTTCGACAAGTACATCACTTGGTGTTTCTGATAATGGAGGTCTTATTTTAACGAAAGTTGTAAATGAGTTATATGGAACGAGTGGCAAAATACTATTAGGTCTTGTTATTACACTGGCTTGTTTAACAACTTCAGTTGGACTTACATCAGCGTGTGCGGGATTTTTTACAAAATTATTCCCAAAATTATCACATAGAATGATTGTAACAATGGTATGTGTGTTTAGTTTAGTTGTATCAAATTTAGGGTTAACACAACTTATTGCTGTAACATTACCAGTATTGATGATTATTTATCCTGTTGCAATTGTACTAATTGTACTGTCGTATTTTCATAAATGGATTGGACAGCGAAATACAATATATATCGGTGCAATTTTAGGGGCACTCGTTATTAGTCTATTTAACGGTTTAGAAAGTGCAAATATTAAGTTTGATACCGTAACAAATGTGCTAGAAATGCTTCCTTTATATAAGGAAGGAATTGGTTGGTTACTGCCATCATGTATTGGTGGGATGATTGGTTACTTTTTATATAGACCAAACGAATCAAATACGTTACAAAAGAAAGGTGCCTAGGCATCTTTCTTTTTTTAGAGGAAATTCATATATTTTGTCTAAATATTAGGCTGGAAGGAGTGAAAAAACAGTTGGTTTTGGATCTGTTACAATGAAATGTATGTGTAGGAACGATAAAAAAGCAGAAGTGTTTGTGTTAGGTGGAGTACTAGAGCAAAGAGACGGAATCTTGCTGCATCCAGATATAGACATCCCTAATGGAATACCAATTCGTTAATAGGGGAGAGGATTAAGAATGGATATTGGAAAAGGCTATTTAGAATGTGCAATTCAAAACTTTAAGGCAATGCAAAAGCAAGGAGACCAGACGCTCTCACAATTATCATATGAACAAATAAGTTGGAAACCTCATGAAGAGGCAAATAGTATTGCGATTATAATCAAACATTTACATGGAAATATGCGCTCAAGATGGACAGATTTTTTAACGACAGATGGTGAAAAGTTAGAGCGAAATCGTGATGGTGAATTTGAAGGGGGGTATGCTTCAAAAGCAGAAGCACTAATAGCGTGGAAAGTAGGATGGGAGTATGTTTTTCAAGCGCTGCAATTATTAACGCCACAAGACCTTTTAAAGGTTGTGCATATTCGGGGAGAAGCGCATAGTGTTATGCAAGCGATTGAGAGACAAATCGTTCATTATTCATCACATATCGGACAAGTGATTTATGTTGGAAAATTGTTAAAAGAAAAAGAGTGGGAGTGTTTAAGTATTCCAAAGAAACAGCCTAATCGCTATCTCCAAAAGTGACGTTCAATATAATAGTAAGACATGAAACGGTATAGAGTAGGTATTAAAAAGAAGATCCAAATAATTGATGGCTCAGTTATGGTTAAAATAATCCCTACAGCAAAGGTATACCAAGTGAAATATAATCCTAAT
The window above is part of the Bacillus cytotoxicus NVH 391-98 genome. Proteins encoded here:
- a CDS encoding acyl-CoA thioesterase, whose translation is MGEVKGKTVNESRVFKTSRVFPTDLNDHNTLFGGKILAEMDMIASISATRHSRKECVTASMDWVDFLHPVRSTDCVSYESFVIWTGRTSMEVFVKVVAEDLISGNQRIAATSFVTFVALGKENKPVPVPRVIPETEAEKKLYEIAVLRANQRYIHKAESKKIATLLNL
- a CDS encoding YjcZ family sporulation protein, producing the protein MGFACGNGFALLVVLFILLIIVGAACFC
- the cls gene encoding cardiolipin synthase — its product is MKHFIFFILCLVGAWMNIDVEMGKKMITEHKISNIRYGNFQVYTDGNDLYDKLFDDIERAEKYVYIHFYIVGKDKISQKFLHLLERKAESGVDVKLSVDRIGGYKMKKKTIEHLRKKGVKFTFSKRPTFKHFFFTLHQRNHRRIVAIDGKVAYIGGFNIGKEYLGQNPKFGKWRDYQMRIEGDGAVDMEKQFAKDWQADTGEGLSLYKGPKIENNVPYQYVFSDGKGLWNEYGTFIGRAKKSLVIATPYFIPSKEMMKGLQEALNRGVRVKILVPLKSDALFLKQAAYPYLKKIFDDGAEIYQYQNGFFHGKVTIVDEMSVDVGTANFDNRSFYLNTESECFIYDKAVVDQVKRKLDEDFHSSKRLHEKDFEKISSWDWLIARIANVFAPYL
- a CDS encoding spore coat protein, producing MNCIEELMRHSYSLIYNMGEYMNEIQDEELKGILQQQLPYMLQAYNEQVNFQEGENVQQMICEQLISPRIQNHIEIERISTGDIGIAISYILHLKKLALYFAQVAVEVANPEFRAFLEKCFVKMNRYAYCVWQYVVKQEYSIGQVFMNEKFA
- a CDS encoding SDR family oxidoreductase → MELGLSGKTALVVASSQGLGRAISTALVKEGTNVMLLSRNKESLISLQKELTALNMGKVMYTVCDITNKENIKEAVKYTGDTFGTIDILVNNAGGPKPGTFEQLADEDWYHSFELNLLSYVRMIREVLPYMKERGGKILNIASSSIKEPIPGLLLSNTFRTGITGLSKTLAAELAPYHILINTIAPGRIATDRVASLDEMAAEKRGITVEEVQKQYESMIPLGRYGQPVEFATFATFLVSEANSYMTGQSFLVDGGMVKSL
- a CDS encoding DUF456 domain-containing protein; translated protein: MTVILTLCIIACFIVSFIAFIYPIIPGILALWAGYFIYYFGINGGELTTSFWAIQIVFTIIIFIADFIANGYFLKKYGSTKWGERVGIVSIIVGSFFFPPFGLIIIPFLSVFITELIHKKTPKDAFMVGIATVIGFLSSTVAKAILQIIMITLFICYILF
- a CDS encoding hemolysin family protein, whose product is MDILNIFLVILLILISGFFVASEFAVVKVRKSRINQLANEGNKQALAARSVVSNLDVYLSACQLGITITSLGLGWLGEPTVEHLLHPVFEKINITGPMANTLSFIMAFSIITFFHVVLGELVPKSFAIQKAETITLMFAKPLIWFDKIMYPFIWLLNHTALFFTKLFGLQPAKENELAHSEEELRLILGESFKSGEINQAEYKYVNNIFEFDDRVAKEIMVPRTEMVCLSTENTLEENMETVASEKYTRYPIIKKDKDDIIGMINTKEIFHDQTKGIHKPLESYIHPVLTVFETVPIRKTLIHLQKNRVQMAIVMDEYGGTAGLLTMEDIIEEIIGEIQDEFDDDESPMIEKRTPKLTVLDGKVLISEVNDMFGLHIDDSDLDTIGGWLLSQAVDLNIEPGYSVEYDGFQFKALDLDGHQIKKIAVHKLDTIKE
- the cbpA gene encoding cyclic di-AMP binding protein CbpA → MRIRGNYVPKKEVLYCTISFTIGEALEHLNKTGYRCVPVLDEKKEKFLGNIYKVDILEYKGSLEDDLSELLNDKDGYVKEDSSFFKVFFSIKKLPFLSVIDEKGIFLGILTHKKVFELLEDAWGIHSSKYSVMVGTQDYNGAIQKLSTVLKKYSGIQSLMTFDNNALLVRRIMFTLGEEFQGEELDSLLKDLENYGFRVVYVEEMNNPHEIEMIE
- the brnQ4 gene encoding branched-chain amino acid transport system II carrier protein BrnQ4, which translates into the protein MKGTLRSGDTVAIGLMLFALFLGAGNLIFPPVLGQQAGENVWIATIGFLVTGVGLPLLAVTAVAFVGGDLKALSSRVHPIFAFIFPLVSYLAIGPFFAIPRTGAVSFEMGMKPFLAEGLVSEWYILFLYTAVFFGATWYLSLNPSKLIDWFGRFLTPLLVLIVAVIVSKAIIDPIGEPAAPLDVYKDNAFFGGFIQGYLTMDAISALVFGIVVVQVIRSKGITESNQIAKTTITSGIIAVFGLTLIYLSLAYLGSTSTSLGVSDNGGLILTKVVNELYGTSGKILLGLVITLACLTTSVGLTSACAGFFTKLFPKLSHRMIVTMVCVFSLVVSNLGLTQLIAVTLPVLMIIYPVAIVLIVLSYFHKWIGQRNTIYIGAILGALVISLFNGLESANIKFDTVTNVLEMLPLYKEGIGWLLPSCIGGMIGYFLYRPNESNTLQKKGA
- a CDS encoding DUF1572 family protein codes for the protein MDIGKGYLECAIQNFKAMQKQGDQTLSQLSYEQISWKPHEEANSIAIIIKHLHGNMRSRWTDFLTTDGEKLERNRDGEFEGGYASKAEALIAWKVGWEYVFQALQLLTPQDLLKVVHIRGEAHSVMQAIERQIVHYSSHIGQVIYVGKLLKEKEWECLSIPKKQPNRYLQK